The Pseudomonas orientalis genome contains a region encoding:
- the yiaY gene encoding L-threonine dehydrogenase: MSSTFFIPAVNIMGIDCLDEAMIAIRNYGFRKALIVTDQGLCKAGVASMIAEKLALQDIDSVVYDGAKPNPNVENVEKGLALLQQSACDFVVSLGGGSPHDCAKGIALCATNGGRIGDYEGVDQSSRPQLPLVAINTTAGTASEMTRFCIITDETRHVKMAIVDRNVTPLLSVNDPALMVAMPKGLTAATGMDALTHAIEAYVSTAATPITDACAIKAIELISANLRLAVRDGSDLAARENMAYAQFLAGMAFNNASLGFVHAMAHQLGGLYDLPHGVCNAVLLPHVQSFNASVSAKRLSDVARALGADIKGITPEEGAQAAIVAIRALSQDVEIPAGLRELGARLQDIPLLASNALKDACGLTNPRRADQRQIEEIFRSAF; encoded by the coding sequence ATGAGCAGTACGTTTTTTATCCCCGCCGTCAATATCATGGGCATCGACTGCCTCGACGAAGCCATGATCGCCATCCGCAATTATGGTTTTCGCAAAGCGTTGATCGTCACGGACCAGGGCCTGTGCAAAGCCGGTGTGGCCAGCATGATCGCCGAGAAGCTGGCGCTGCAGGACATCGATTCGGTGGTCTACGATGGCGCCAAGCCAAACCCCAATGTGGAAAACGTCGAGAAGGGCCTGGCGTTGCTGCAACAGAGTGCCTGCGATTTTGTCGTGTCCCTGGGCGGCGGCTCGCCTCACGACTGCGCCAAGGGCATCGCGTTGTGCGCCACCAACGGCGGGCGTATCGGCGACTATGAGGGCGTCGACCAATCGAGCCGGCCGCAACTGCCGCTGGTGGCGATCAATACCACCGCCGGCACGGCCAGTGAGATGACCCGTTTCTGCATCATCACCGACGAAACCCGCCACGTGAAAATGGCCATCGTCGACCGCAATGTCACGCCGTTGCTGTCGGTCAACGACCCGGCATTGATGGTCGCCATGCCCAAGGGCCTCACCGCCGCCACCGGCATGGATGCGTTGACGCACGCCATTGAGGCCTACGTATCCACCGCCGCCACGCCGATCACCGACGCGTGCGCAATCAAGGCCATCGAATTGATCAGTGCCAACCTGCGCCTGGCGGTACGTGACGGCAGCGACTTGGCCGCGCGGGAGAACATGGCGTATGCGCAGTTCCTCGCGGGCATGGCGTTCAACAATGCCTCGCTGGGGTTCGTGCACGCCATGGCGCACCAGCTCGGTGGTCTGTACGACCTTCCTCACGGCGTGTGCAATGCGGTGCTGCTGCCCCACGTGCAGAGTTTCAATGCCAGTGTCAGCGCCAAGCGCTTGAGTGACGTGGCTCGCGCGTTGGGTGCCGATATCAAGGGGATTACCCCGGAAGAGGGCGCGCAGGCTGCTATCGTCGCGATTCGCGCCTTGTCCCAGGATGTGGAAATTCCCGCCGGCCTGCGTGAGCTCGGCGCCAGGTTGCAGGATATTCCGCTGCTGGCGAGCAATGCGCTCAAGGATGCGTGTGGCCTGACCAACCCACGGCGCGCGGATCAGCGTCAGATCGAGGAGATCTTTCGCAGCGCGTTTTGA
- a CDS encoding NAD(P)H-binding protein gives MRVLLFGATGMVGQGVLRECLLAPDVQEVVAVGRTPLTQEHGKLHQVLHSDMLDFQPLENLLQGFDACFFCLGVSSAGMNEVKYTHLTYDLTLVAASTLARLNPQMTFIYVSGAGTDSSEAGKSMWARVKGKTENALLRLPFKAVYLFRPGIIQPLHGVRSKTPLYQAFYSVLGPLLSFLRRIKPSWVVSTETVGRAMLQAVRHGAPQPAVEQRDINHLAAERG, from the coding sequence ATGAGAGTTCTGTTATTCGGCGCCACCGGCATGGTCGGCCAGGGCGTGCTGCGCGAGTGCCTGCTGGCGCCCGACGTGCAGGAAGTGGTCGCTGTCGGCCGCACGCCGTTGACCCAGGAGCACGGCAAACTGCACCAGGTGTTGCACAGCGACATGCTGGATTTCCAACCCCTGGAAAACCTCCTGCAAGGCTTTGATGCGTGCTTCTTCTGCCTGGGCGTGTCCTCGGCGGGCATGAATGAAGTCAAATACACCCACCTCACTTACGACCTGACACTGGTTGCCGCCAGCACCCTGGCGCGGCTCAATCCGCAGATGACGTTTATCTATGTGTCCGGCGCCGGCACTGACAGTTCCGAGGCGGGCAAGTCAATGTGGGCACGGGTCAAGGGCAAGACCGAGAACGCCTTGCTGCGCTTGCCGTTCAAGGCGGTCTATCTGTTCCGGCCAGGGATCATCCAACCGTTGCACGGCGTGCGTTCCAAGACGCCGTTGTACCAGGCGTTCTATAGCGTGCTCGGGCCGCTGCTCTCGTTTTTGCGTCGGATAAAGCCGAGCTGGGTCGTCAGCACCGAGACCGTCGGCCGTGCGATGTTGCAGGCAGTGCGCCATGGCGCGCCGCAACCGGCGGTGGAGCAGCGCGACATCAATCATCTGGCCGCCGAGCGCGGCTGA
- a CDS encoding DMT family transporter, translated as MTTLHWLGLLLLAVIAGAVVPFQSAINANLGRGLGHPLWATLASLLVSIIVLLPVIIALRLPLPSLAFITRAPLWMWAGGAFGVCFISLALMLLPRLGASGFIALAMAGQILASLLLDHFGLFGLAQRPMTTPRALGALLLVAAVVLIQFSATPVRAAATAG; from the coding sequence ATGACAACGTTGCATTGGCTGGGTCTGTTGCTGCTGGCGGTAATCGCCGGCGCCGTGGTGCCGTTTCAGAGTGCAATCAACGCCAACCTGGGGCGCGGGCTCGGCCACCCGTTGTGGGCGACGCTGGCATCCCTGCTGGTAAGCATTATTGTGTTGCTGCCGGTGATCATCGCACTCCGGCTGCCCTTGCCGAGCCTGGCCTTTATCACCCGGGCGCCGCTGTGGATGTGGGCCGGTGGCGCATTTGGGGTGTGCTTCATTTCGCTGGCATTAATGCTGCTGCCCAGGCTGGGCGCATCAGGGTTTATCGCCCTGGCCATGGCCGGGCAGATTCTGGCGTCGTTGCTGCTCGACCATTTCGGGCTGTTCGGCCTGGCGCAGCGTCCAATGACAACGCCGCGGGCGCTCGGAGCGTTGTTGTTGGTGGCCGCGGTGGTGTTGATCCAGTTCAGCGCCACGCCGGTGCGGGCAGCGGCGACGGCGGGTTGA
- a CDS encoding LysR family transcriptional regulator, protein MQLMNDLRRVDLNLLVILDALLSEQHVTRAAERLHLSQPAVSHALARLRDLLGDPLLVRQGGALIATARALELATPLAEALAQVQALLAPNRFDPASAKRRFRVAMSDYSAAIFLPGLVRLLRHEAPGIDLQIIQASREGMVDGILNGDIDLAAGVFPDMPAELRTTPLFEEHYTCLVDRDSLPKTGVLDLPAYLSRPHVLLEMRGSGTPEIERALSAIRERRHVAISLPHWGVAPQLIQGTDLILTVSSRGLLDIDHSHLISVPPPFHIPSFAFELAWHARRGGDAGLQWLKGRVQGVLEG, encoded by the coding sequence ATGCAGCTGATGAATGATCTGCGACGCGTCGACCTTAACCTGCTGGTGATCCTCGACGCTCTGCTCAGCGAGCAACATGTCACCCGCGCCGCCGAACGCCTGCACCTGAGCCAACCGGCGGTCAGCCATGCGCTGGCGCGCCTGCGTGACCTGCTGGGCGACCCGTTGCTGGTGCGCCAGGGCGGCGCATTGATAGCCACGGCCCGTGCGCTCGAATTGGCTACGCCGTTGGCAGAGGCCCTGGCTCAGGTGCAGGCGCTGCTGGCGCCGAACCGTTTTGACCCGGCGTCGGCCAAGCGCCGGTTTCGGGTGGCGATGTCGGACTACAGCGCGGCGATTTTCCTGCCGGGGCTGGTCCGTCTGTTACGCCATGAAGCGCCGGGCATCGACTTGCAGATCATCCAGGCCAGTCGCGAAGGCATGGTCGACGGCATACTCAATGGTGATATCGACCTGGCCGCCGGAGTCTTCCCTGACATGCCGGCCGAACTGCGCACGACGCCATTATTCGAAGAGCATTACACCTGTCTGGTCGACCGTGACAGCCTGCCGAAGACCGGCGTGCTGGACCTGCCTGCCTACTTGTCACGTCCCCATGTCCTGCTGGAAATGCGCGGCAGCGGCACGCCGGAAATCGAGCGTGCGTTGAGCGCGATTCGTGAGCGGCGTCATGTGGCAATCAGCCTGCCGCACTGGGGCGTGGCACCGCAGTTGATTCAGGGCACGGACCTGATCCTGACCGTCTCATCCCGGGGCCTGCTCGATATCGATCACTCGCACCTGATAAGCGTACCGCCGCCGTTTCATATTCCATCGTTTGCGTTCGAGCTGGCCTGGCACGCGCGACGAGGCGGGGATGCCGGGTTGCAGTGGTTGAAGGGGCGGGTGCAAGGTGTGCTGGAGGGCTGA
- a CDS encoding LysE family translocator, with protein sequence MTPSLLLSVLASGFIYGITPGPGVLAVFGIGAARGRRAGAGFLGGHLLGDVVWCSTALVAIVGAREVGSSAFDVLGVLSGLYLFWLGWRAIRTQRRSSDAPQGAARHPFWHGVLFGLTNPKAYPVAVATFTALLSSRAELLTWSMLPTLIFLSFIGGLLAYAILIGVVGAQRVRTVYQRHEILITKLCGVMFIGFAINALAHALPGLFASRSA encoded by the coding sequence ATGACCCCCTCCCTGCTGTTATCGGTCCTTGCTTCCGGGTTTATCTACGGTATTACGCCCGGCCCTGGCGTGTTGGCCGTGTTCGGCATCGGCGCCGCCCGTGGCCGTCGCGCCGGTGCCGGTTTCCTGGGTGGGCATTTGCTCGGCGACGTGGTGTGGTGCAGCACCGCCCTGGTGGCGATTGTGGGGGCGCGGGAAGTCGGCAGCAGTGCGTTTGATGTACTCGGCGTGCTCAGCGGCCTGTATCTGTTCTGGCTCGGCTGGCGCGCCATCCGCACCCAGCGCCGTAGCAGCGACGCCCCTCAGGGCGCGGCGCGGCATCCGTTCTGGCACGGCGTTCTGTTCGGCCTGACCAACCCCAAGGCGTACCCGGTGGCGGTGGCGACCTTCACGGCACTGCTCTCCAGTCGTGCCGAATTGTTGACGTGGTCGATGCTGCCCACGCTGATTTTTTTAAGCTTTATCGGCGGCCTGCTGGCCTACGCGATCCTGATTGGCGTAGTCGGTGCCCAACGTGTGCGTACGGTGTATCAGCGTCACGAAATCCTCATCACGAAGCTGTGCGGCGTGATGTTTATCGGGTTTGCCATCAACGCTCTGGCGCATGCGTTGCCGGGCCTGTTTGCAAGCAGATCCGCTTGA
- a CDS encoding DUF4142 domain-containing protein, producing the protein MSRMAIRLRTASFAMLLGLGASNAFAQSPAEFIEQASAKGMADIETSRMAHARTSSQEIKDYTIEVINERTLANQHLAAIAKKLDLPVAPREQIVDKAETLMPELKDGDSFDAAYAAQQVKENEDAIALFKREGAASEVPEIKALVDETLPKLEERLQKARALASTYGKGHQGDG; encoded by the coding sequence ATGAGCCGCATGGCTATCCGGTTACGCACCGCCAGTTTCGCGATGCTGCTGGGCCTCGGCGCCAGCAATGCTTTCGCCCAGTCGCCTGCCGAATTCATCGAGCAGGCTTCGGCCAAAGGCATGGCCGATATCGAAACCAGCCGCATGGCCCACGCCAGAACCTCGTCCCAGGAAATCAAGGATTACACCATCGAAGTGATCAACGAGCGCACCCTGGCCAACCAGCATCTGGCGGCCATCGCCAAAAAGCTCGACCTGCCGGTGGCCCCGCGGGAGCAGATCGTCGACAAAGCCGAAACCCTGATGCCCGAACTCAAGGACGGCGACTCCTTTGACGCCGCTTATGCCGCGCAGCAGGTCAAGGAAAACGAAGACGCCATCGCCCTGTTCAAGCGGGAAGGTGCGGCGTCGGAAGTGCCCGAGATTAAAGCGTTGGTGGACGAGACGCTGCCCAAGTTGGAAGAGCGTCTGCAAAAAGCCCGGGCGCTGGCATCGACCTACGGCAAGG